From Canis lupus familiaris isolate Mischka breed German Shepherd chromosome 16, alternate assembly UU_Cfam_GSD_1.0, whole genome shotgun sequence, one genomic window encodes:
- the OR2A5 gene encoding olfactory receptor family 2 subfamily A member 5 (The RefSeq protein has 1 frameshift compared to this genomic sequence), which translates to MTENQTWVPEFILLGFPLSPKLRVFLFGLFTLFYAFTLLGNSIILGLISLDSRLHTPMYFFLSHLAIVDIAYASNNVPKMLANLLNKEKTISFVPCIMQTFLYMAFAHTECLILVMMSYDRYVAICHPLHYSVIMSWRVCTVQAVTSWACGSLLALVHVILILRLPFCGPHEINHFFCEILSVLKLACADTRLNQVVIFAASVFILVGPLCLVLVSYSRILFAILRIQSGEGRRKAFSTCSSHLCVVGLFFGSAIVMYMAPKSNHPEEQQKILSLFYSLFNPMLNPLIYSLRNTEVKGALKRVLWKERSL; encoded by the exons ATGACAGAAAATCAAACATGGGTCCCAGAATTCATTCTCCTGGGATTCCCACTCAGCCCAAAGCTGCGGGTGTTCCTCTTTGGGCTCTTCACCCTGTTCTACGCCTTCACCCTCCTGGGGAACAGCATCATCCTGGGGCTCATCTCACTGGACTCCCGACtgcacacccccatgtacttttTCCTCTCCCACCTGGCCATCGTTGATATAGCCTATGCTTCAAATAATGTCCCAAAGATGCTGGCAAACCTTCTAAACAAGGAAAAAACTATCTCCTTTGTCCCATGCATAATGCAGACCTTTTTATACATGGCTTTTGCTCACACGGAGTGTCTCATCTTAGTAATGATGTCCTATGACCGGTACGTGGCAATCTGCCATCCCCTACATTACTCTGTCATCATGAGCTGGAGAGTGTGCACTGTTCAGGCTGTCACTTCCTGGGCATGTGGCTCCCTGCTGGCCCTGGTCCATGTGATTCTCATCCTGAGGCTGCCCTTCTGTGGGCCTCATGAAATCAACCACTTCTTCTGTGAAATCCTGTCTGTCCTCAAGCTGGCCTGTGCTGACACTAGGCTCAACCAAGTGGTCATTTTTGCTGCTTCTGTGTTTATCTTAGTGGGGCCCCTCTGCTTGGTGCTGGTGTCCTACTCGCGCATCCTGTTTGCCATCCTGAGGATCCAGTCTGGGGAAGGCCGCAGAAAGGCCTTCTCCACCTGCT CCTCCCACCTCTGTGTGGTGGGGCTCTTCTTTGGCAGCGCCATTGTCATGTACATGGCCCCCAAATCCAACCACCCTGAGGAGCAGCAGAAGatcctttctctgttttatagCCTTTTCAACCCTATGCTGAACCCACTGATCTACAGCCTGAGGAACACAGAAGTCAAGGGTGCCCTGAAGAGAGTGCTATGGAAGGAGAGATCATTGTGA
- the OR2A12 gene encoding olfactory receptor family 2 subfamily A member 12 (The RefSeq protein has 2 substitutions compared to this genomic sequence) — protein sequence MGSNQTWITEVILLGFQVDPKLEIFLFGFFLLFYSLTLMGNGLILGLIWLDSRLHTPMYFFLSNLAIVDMSYASSIVPKMLASLIMQKKTISFVPCILQTFLYLALAVTECMSLVVMSYDRYVAICHPLHYTVVMSWRVCIILSATCWMFSFLLALVHITLILKLPFCGPQKINHFFCQIMSVFKLACADTRLNQIVLFAGSVFVLVAPLCLVLVSYIHILLAILRIQSGEGRRKAFSTCSSHLCVVGLFFGSAIVMYLAPKSSHSQEQRKILSLFYSLFNPMLNPLINSLRNTEVKSALRRFLGKKSSA from the coding sequence ATGGGAAGCAATCAGACATGGATCACAGAAGTCATCCTGCTGGGATTCCAGGTTGATCCCAAACTTGAAATATTCCTCTTTGGGTTCTTCTTGCTATTCTATAGCCTTACCTTGATGGGGAACGGGCTCATCCTGGGGCTCATCTGGCTGGACTCCAGACTGCACacgcccatgtacttcttcctctcaAACCTGGCCATTGTTGACATGTCCTATGCCTCAAGCATTGTCCCTAAGATGCTGGCAAGTCTTATAATGCAGAAGAAAACCATCTCCTTTGTTCCATGCATACTTCAGACATTTTTGTATTTGGCACTTGCTGTCACAGAGTGTATGAGTTTGGTGGTCATGTCCTATGATCGGTATGTGGCCATCTGCCATCCCCTACATTACACTGTCGTCATGAGCTGGAGAGTGTGCATTATCTTGTCTGCCACTTGCTGGATGTTCAGCTTTCTCTTGGCTCTGGTCCACATTACTCTGATTCTTAAGTTGCCCTTTTGTGGACCACAAAAAATCAACCACTTTTTCTGTCAAATCATGTCGGTATTTAAATTGGCCTGTGCTGACACTAGACTCAACCAAATTGTTCTCTTTGCCGGCTCTGTGTTTGTTTTAGTCGCACCCCTCTGCTTGGTGCTGGTATCCTATATTCATATCCTGTTGGCCATCTTGAGGATCCAGTCTGGGGAGGGTCGCAGAAaggccttctccacctgctcctcccacctctgTGTGGTGGGGCTCTTCTTTGGCAGTGCTATTGTTATGTACATGGCCCCTAAATCTAGCCATTCTCAAGAACAAAGAAagattttatcattgttttatagcCTTTTCAATCCTATGCTAAACCCACTGATCTACAGCCTGAGGAACACTGAGGTGAAGAGTGCCCTGAGGAGATTTCTAGGGAAGAAGTCATCAGCATGA
- the OR2A25 gene encoding olfactory receptor family 2 subfamily A member 25 — translation MAGNQTSVTEFILLGFPLSPEIQMVLFGLFTLFYAFTLLGNGLILGLISLDPRLHTPMYFFLSHLAIVDIAYACNTVPQMLVNLLRPDKPISFAGCLTQTFLFLTFAHTECLLLVVMSYDRYVAISHPLHYSVIMSWRVCITLALTAWILGVLLALVHLGLLIPLPFCGPQKVNHFFCEIIAVLKLACADTHVNEIMVLTGAVSVLVGPFTSIVISYIHILRAILKIQSGEGRQKAFSTCSSHLCVVGLFYGTAIIMYVGPRYGNPKEQKKYLLLFHSLFNPMLNPLIYSLRNKEVKAALKRILEKERTS, via the coding sequence ATGGCGGGAAATCAGACCTCTGTCACAGAGTTCATCCTATTGGGCTTTCCCCTCAGCCCAGAGATTCAGATGGTTCTCTTTGGGCTCTTCACCCTGTTCTACGCCTTCACCCTGCTGGGGAATGGGCTCATCCTGGGGCTCATCTCACTGGACCCCAGACtgcacacccccatgtacttcttcctctcccacctggCCATCGTCGACATAGCCTATGCCTGCAACACGGTGCCCCAGATGCTGGTGAACCTCCTGAGGCCAGACAAGCCCATCTCCTTTGCTGGCTGCTTGACGCAGACCTTTCTTTTCTTGACCTTTGCTCATACTGAGTGTCTTCTCCTGGTGGTGATGTCCTATGACCGGTACGTGGCCATCAGCCACCCCCTCCACTACTCTGTCATCATGAGCTGGAGAGTCTGCATCACCCTGGCATTGACTGCCTGGATTTTAGGAGTGCTCCTGGCCCTAGTACATCTAGGGTTACTCATACCATTGCCTTTCTGTGGACCCCAGAAAGTCAACCACTTTTTCTGTGAAATTATAGCTGTCCTCAAACTTGCCTGTGCAGATACCCACGTTAATGAGATTATGGTATTGACTGGGGCCGTGTCTGTGCTGGTAGGGCCTTTTACCTCAATTGTGATATCATACATTCATATTCTACGTGCCATCCTGAAGATTCAGTCAGGGGAGGGGCGCCAGaaagccttctccacctgctcATCCCATCTCTGTGTGGTTGGACTCTTTTATGGCACAGCCATTATAATGTATGTTGGGCCCAGATATGGGAACCCCAAGGAGCAAAAGAAATACCTGCTCCTGTTTCACAGCCTTTTCAATCCCATGCTCAATCCCCTTATCTATAGTCTGAGGAACAAAGAAGTCAAAGCTGCTCTGAAGAggattcttgaaaaagaaagaacttcatGA